The genomic segment TGGGGGGGAGGTTCCCAGCGGCCTGGGCTGGTTCTTGGAGTTGGTGCGGGCCTGGGctgggagggtcctggggagggacTCCCTGAGGGGCGACGTGGGGTTCTTGGAGtcaatgggggggctggggggttccctgggggatgGCACGGGGCCGacctgggggggtccccggggggtGGCGTGGGGCCGGCCCGGGGGGGGCTCCCGGGGGGGGCTCCCGGGGGGCTGCGGTGACCAGGCCCGTAACGAGGTTCACAGCAGAGCGCTGCCCTGCACGGCTGGGCCGGACCATGGCTGTTGGCCAGAAGAGGGGAATGGGCGACACGGGGGTCACGTGGTGAGTCCCGGCTCTGTTCACCCCCCCGCGCACATGGCACCGTCCGGGCTCCGCGGGCGGGACGCGGCCCGGCGCACTTTGCCCGGCCCGGGTCACGGGCTATGGGCGCGGCAGgattggccccgcccctttcagGGATGCACCACTCCTCCCCCTTCCCGGGTGCAGTGGTAGCGCTCCCCGAGGGCAGCGGCGCCGGCCATGTCACACAGAGGGGGGGAGCGGGCTGTACCACCGCGGGGTGAGGTGGGCCTCCACGACAGCGGAGTTCGCGCAGAGGTGTTCGATCTTTGCTTCCCCCCCCACGGGTGGTCTGTCCCGGGCGGGCCCACGTGCGCCGGGCGGGGGTGTCCGTAGCTCCATGGCCCGGCTGCCgcggctggtgctgctgctgagcgGCAAGAGGAAGTCGGGCAAAGACTTCGTGGCGGAGGAGATCCAGAACCGGTaccgggaggggaggggcggggcggggcggggcggggcaagCCGCGGCAGTGAGGCAGCGGGAGGGGCCAGGGGCGACACGGCGGTAACgtggcaggtgggggcagcattGGATGGGGGCCGGGGGCTGGTAGCGggaggtgggggcggagggggcggggtcGGTAGCGGAGGGGGCGGGGTCGATAGCGggaggtgggggcggaggggtcgggggcggagggggcggggtcGATAGCGggaggtgggggcggagggggcggggtcGGTAGCGggaggtgggggcggagggggcggggtcGGTAGCGGAGGGGGCGGGGTCGATAGCGggaggtgggggcggaggggtcgggggcggagggggcggggtcGGTAGCGggaggtgggggcggagggggccgGGTCGGTAAGGGTTGCGGGTgcgggaggggagcagagcccatAGGTGAAGGGGGAGCactgggtgagggggaaggtgggTGTCGCCTAAGTCAAGGATTGTACGTGGGGGATCCCCACAGGGTTCCGTGGGGGGTCAAGCTAAGGTCTGGGGGAGATGGGAATTCAGTGGCTGCAGTCGGGCCCTGCATGGCCCCCACCCTGATGCTGGGGTTGGGCTCTGAGTTGGCAGTGGGCCCCATGGTGTGGCTGGGCAGGAATCAgggcccctgcccttccccctcccactgcctgtgcctccctgtggcaggttggggccgGATGTCTGCGCCATCCTCCGGCTGTCGGCACCCCTCAAGGAGCAGTATGCCAAGGTACCGCGCTGCCTCCCTCCCGGGGCCCCTGGCGCTGGGAGCGGCTGAGCCCCACTCAGGtcccctcttctccccctgcAGGAACACGGCTTGGATTTCCAGCGCCTGCTGGACGCCAGCGACTACAAGGAGACCTACCGGCAGGACATGATTCGCTGGGGGGAGGAGAGACGCAGCGTGGACCCTGGCTTCTTCTGCAGGATCGTGGTGGAGGGCGTAACGCAGCCCGTCTGGGTAAGGAGAGagcggctgggagctgccccagcaCTGGCAGCACACCGTGACGTCttctccccctgcaggtggtgaGTGACACGCGGCGCCTCTCAGACGTGGAGTGGTTCCAGGACGTGTACGGGGCTGCGGTGCAGGTGGTGCGGGTGGTGGCGACGGAGGACACGAGGAAGAAGAGGAACTGGGTGTTCGTAGTGGGTGAGCAGCACCGGCTCGGGGTGacactggcagctgccagcttCCAGCTTACGCCCCATACTCAACCAGCACCAGCCCACGTGGAGGTGCTGCGGTCTGGGGCTTTGCCTTTCAGTCACCCCCCAAGGGCCAGGCACCTCCTCCTGTCTCTGCAGGAGAGCAgtgctcccctgcagctctggggcttgGAAGAGAGCTCAGAAAACTCACCAGGTTTGGCCCTGCTgccccgccagcagctgctgccccaggtcacTCAGCCCCCCCACAAgctgagctgtgcagagcagcccAGGCCAGATGGTtgccggggccagctgctccccaggcagcCTTGGGTAGCAGCGGTGCCTGGCCAGGCTGTGTTGTCGATGTCTGATAGTTCTGTCTGGGGTTCTCAGGCTGGAGCATGCATGTGGCCTCCCCCTTGTACCAGCCAGGACGGGGACACTGGGCCCACGCTGGGTTAGGGGAAGGTGGCTGCCCGTCACCCCATCTGCTTCCACAGAGCTCACCTCTCTGCGTTTGCTCCTCCCCAGGGGTGGATGACATGGAGTCCGAGTGTGGCCTGGACCAGGGTGTGACCTTTGACTGGGTCATCACCAACGATGGGGATGAGCTGTCCCTGGAcagccagctggaggagctgctgcacttCGTCTGCAGCAAACTATAGCCTCATCGGTGGTGGACGGAGAGCCCAGGGCTCAGACCAAAGAGAACGTGGGGGAGGAGTCCAGCAAACCTTGTCTGGGCTGAGCCCCACTGGGGGAGGTTCTGCAAGTCTGGCAGCCAGAGGTCGGGGGCCATGCGAGCTGAGTGGGGCTGCACCCACAGTCTATTCCCCATGGGCAGAGGGTCAGTTCCAGAGGTCCTTTATGCAGCCTGTGCCAGGGGAttgcaccctgccctgctgcaggcactgccagcctcttgactgcctgggcccccctgcacTGAGACCAGAGACCCAGAGCAAGGCAGCTgaccccttgccctgccccccgcATCCAGGGTGGTTCTTCCTACCCTGACAGTGGAGCCAGAGGTCAGGCAGAGGCTCCTGGACCAAGATG from the Carettochelys insculpta isolate YL-2023 chromosome 30, ASM3395843v1, whole genome shotgun sequence genome contains:
- the PMVK gene encoding phosphomevalonate kinase, with amino-acid sequence MARLPRLVLLLSGKRKSGKDFVAEEIQNRLGPDVCAILRLSAPLKEQYAKEHGLDFQRLLDASDYKETYRQDMIRWGEERRSVDPGFFCRIVVEGVTQPVWVVSDTRRLSDVEWFQDVYGAAVQVVRVVATEDTRKKRNWVFVVGVDDMESECGLDQGVTFDWVITNDGDELSLDSQLEELLHFVCSKL